The genomic segment TCCGTGACGGCACCGGTAACGCTCGACGTTCAGATAACGGTTCTCGAGCCTGATAAGACTCCTGCTGCGGGGATTCCACTGCGCGTGGTTCTCGGCTCGGCTTTGACCTGGCAGGCGGCCGATGAGGGTCAACGGCTCACAACCGACGAGCACGGTCTCTGTCACCTGCACCTGTCGGTGGCGTTGGACGAGCGCCGACACAAGATGCCGACCAACTTCTTTTCGAGTCTGGTGGCGTCACGCGAGCGAACGCGTCACCTGCAAGTCGCGGTCGAGATGGACTATGCCGGGCGGCCGTGGTTGACGGCCATCGACGTCGATCATTTCGAAAACGGCACCAGCACCCAGCTGGACCCGATGCGGGTGTTTGGTCGCGCCGCCAACGGGCGCTTCACCGACGACATCCCGCTGCGTGAAGGCACCCGTCATGCGCGACTGCCGAAGGGCGTGGTGATGCCGGTGCCCGGCTTCGATCTCAGCGGCTTGACGCTCGATCCGGATCCGTCTGTTCCCGGCTCGACGCAGTGGACGCTCCGGATGATTCTCACGCGATGGCCGGCACCGGTTGTGCGCGACTGAGTTCGCGCGTCAGGCCAGCGGCAGGCCGTCGGTAACCGGCTCCGGTTGGTTGCGCATGTGATCGGCCAGCTCGCGCAGTCGTTGCCACAGAAAGGCGCGCGTGTCGTCCGGCATTGCCTGGTGTTCGAGGGCACGCTGCATGCACCACAGCCACTCGTCGCGTTCGCGGGTACCGATAGTGAACGGCAGGTGTCGCTGACGCAAACGCGGATGGCCGTAGCGCTCGACATAGACGGGTGGCCCGCCGGTCCAGCCCATGAGATACAGATACAGCTTCTCGCGTGACTGCTTGAGACTGGCGGCGTGCAGCGCCCGGACGTTGACCGCCTCGGGCGCGCTGTCCATCAGGTCGTAGAAGCGATCGACCAGTTGGCGGACGCCAGCGTCGCCGCCGAGCAACTCGAAATGACTGGGAGGATTGGACGTCATGCGTTCAATCCTAATACAGCGGGATACATCAGGATGTGTCAGCGGCGGCCGAACAGGAGCCCCGCATAGACGGTGAGGGTGCCATTGCGCACGCGCTGTTCGAGTGCGGGGCCGTCGTCCTTGGAAATGTTGGCGAGCCCGACGCCATACCGCGCGCCGCCGGTGACGCCAAGTCCGCCGACATGCAGATCGACGCCGGCCCCGACGGTGGCGCCCCAATCGATGGTCGTGGGCTCAAGGAACGCATCTCGGCTGCAGTCCGACGAGGTGTTGGGCGCGGTGCTGACCGTGACGCTGCAGCCGACCTTGAAGCTGATGCTCGGGCCAACGTAGAAATGCGGGCCCAGCAGTGAGGTGAGGCCGCGGTCGAAACGGAGCAAGAGCGGAATCTCGACGTAGTCGAGCTTGATGTCGGAGGTGCCGCTGTCAAAGTGCAACTCGGCGCCCTTGTTGATGAACAGCAATTCGGGCTGGACCGCCATGCGTCCACTGAGCGGAACCGTGAGCGAGGCGCCGAACATGGTGCCGGTGCGGTTCTTCGCCTGCACGTGTCGAGGCCATGCAACTGCGAGAACGTGCCGCCTGCGACAATGCCGATGCGCTGTGCACGCACCGGCATCGCCACCACCGCTGCCAAGGCAACGGTCATTGTAGTTGCCTGCAACCAATTGACTTTCATTTATGAGCTCCGGAATCGAGGGATGGAAAGTCGGTCATACCCTCAGACACCCGGTGGGTGCCATACTCGGCACGGTCTGATATCAGCCTTTCGTGAGATTGATCTGCCGACCCTTTGCCTGCGGCAACTTCGGCAGGGTGATGGTCAGCACGCCTTTCTCGAACACGGCCTTTACATGCTCGACGTCCACCGTGCGCGGCAGCGCGAACGAGCGCTGGAACGCGCCATAGTACCGTTCGGTCACGTAGTACGCCTTCGCCGGCGGCGCATCGGTGGTTTCCTGCTCCTTCTCCCCGGAAATCGAGAGCACGTTGTTCTCGATGTTCAGCTTGAGGTTCTTCTCCTCAAGTCCGGGCAACTCTGCGGTGAGCACCATCGCGTCGTTGGTCTCGGAGACCTCGACGGCCGGAATCCACGATCCCACGCGGGAGACGTTGGACGCCAAGAACGGGTCGTTCATCATGCTGCGCACGAGTCCGGTAAATCCCTGATCGGCGAGCGTCGGAAACGGGTTGGTGCTGCGAGTAGTGAGGGTTGACATACAGTCTCCTGCGCGCCGTAGCGCGCCCTGAGTGGTACGCGAAGTCTGCGCATACCTCAGGCGTCACACATTCGGCATTTCCCGCAATATTCGTGCGGGAATGACCTACCGCCGCGCCCGTGTTCGCCAGCATCCACGGCGACGTTGCGGTGCCCACGGCAACGAGTCCCTCGAAGTCGAGATTCACCGGAGTCGACGGGCTCTGCGAATAGGCGGCGGCGGTTGCCGCCGAATCCCGCGTATCGGCGGTTGGCGCGGAGAGTGTGTTGGTGCTGGCCACGTCGGTGCCGACCACATCGAAGCGCATGTCGTCAACGAGCAAGGTGTTGGTGGCCTGAAACTGCGCGCCGAAGGAAATGCCGATGGCGTTTGTCGGCACGTCGAGCACGACGGTCACCTGTCGCCAATTGCCATACCCGGACACCGCGCGGCTCTGCATGTTGTCATAGGCCAAGGTCAATCCCGGCCCATCGACGCGCATCCAGATGCCCGAGGACACGGCGTTCGCGACATTGCGCGGCTTGACCCACGCCGTCAGTCGTACCCGCTTTCCGCGATACGTGTCGGCGCGAATGGCCTGGACCAGTACATAGAGGCTGCTGAAGCCCACCTGGAACGCGCTTGACAGGTATGCCGCCGTCGCGCCGCCATGGCGGTCGGTGATGGTCGTGCCGATGCCGGACGTGGAAGCGGTCGCGCCCCAACCCGCCGGCGCGCCGGGGATGACGGTCAGCTCAGGCTGCTTGATCAGCGACTCGTTGAGGCAGCCCGTTGGCGCTACCGCCAGGCACAGCAGTGCGACACCGCGACGCAGTGTCCGTGCCGTCATCGGCAACGCGGATAGGCGGGATCCGCACCGGCGATGGCCGGGCGATCCTTGCGTTGAGCGATGGCCATCATGACATCGTGGATGAATCGCGCGAGGCGCGCGCTGTGCTCGTACTCGATGTACTGCGGTTCGTCGGTCGGCTGGTGGTAATCCAAGGCGTAGCCCAGGGGAGAAGTAGGTGACCGGCACGTCTTTCAGCACGTAGTTGACCTGGTCACTGCGACAGAACCGGTTCATCGGGTTTGCCGTCACATCCCACGACTTGTCGATGGCCATGGTTTCGCTGCGCACCGCGTTGACCGAGTCGATGATGTCTCCGAATTCACGGGACAACCGACGCGAACCCAGCGTCTGGACGGACGTGGGTCCGCCGAATTTCACCTGATCCACCCGTCCCTTGCCCAGCATGTCCATGTTGTGCGCGGCGACAATCGACGTGAGCGGGATGGTGGGATGATCGACAAACCACTTGGACCCCAGCAGTCCGGCTTCTTCGCCCTGATGCGAGACGAAGATGATCGATCGGGCCGGCTTCTCGGTGGCGAAGCGTTCGGCGATTTCCAGCAGCACGGCGGTGCCCGACCCATCGTCGTCGGCGCCGTTCATGATGGAATCGCGACGCGGCGCGCGGATGCTGCGGGCGCGCGCAATCAGCGAGTCAATCTGGCGCTGCTGGTCGGCCGTGGGGGTGCAGGCGGGATCGTTGCTGCCCTGCTTGCGGGTGATCATGTTCACCGCGCGCAACGAGTCGTGATCGACGGCGACGGGGTTCGTGCCGACGTGATCATTGTGTGCGCCCACCAGCACGTATTCCGCAGCGCGCGCCGGATCGGTGCCGGGCAGGATGGCGACGACATTTCGCGCGGGCGTGGGCGACATGCGCCACTCGTAACTCCAGTTGGCGGTGACAGGCTGACCCGCATCGCCAACGGAAAGTTGTTCAACCGACTTGCCAAAGAGCGCAGACGCGGCGGACCTGGAGATGGTGGCGCCGCTCATGGTGCCTGTGTTTGCCACCGGCGTTACGGGCTGCATGCTCAAGCGACCCGTGAAGGCACCGTTGCGCGCGGCCGCGTTCATGTCGTCCAGACCAATCACCAGGACCGCCACCGCGCCAACGCGTTGCGCGCGCAGGTCGCGCAGCGCGCCTCCGGCGCCCCCTCCGGCCGCCGCAGGACGTCGAGCCCCAGCCGGAGTGGCCTCCACCGCCGCGGCCGCGGCCGCGCCAAACTTGTTGGGGACGTCGGCACAGCTGACGAATGACACCGGGGCTCGTCCACCGCCGGCATTGGCGGCGCCAGGTCCGGCCAGAAACACCGCCACCTTCCCGGCGAACGTGGCCGGATCGAGCATCACGGTCGTGTCACCCCACCGCCCGGCAAAGACCGTCGGCGCGCTGCGAAGTTCGGCCTTGCCGGCAAACCCATTGGCGCCGGTTGGCGCCGTCGGGACCCATTCCGACTTGGCGGTCAATGGCTTTCCGGCAACCATCAGCCGGGAGGTGCTGCTGTCGAACCCCAAGGGTCCGTACGGCATCACTTGAAAATAGGTGCCGCTGTCTCCGGCGGGCTTGAGCCCCAGGCGCTTGAACTCGCGCGCGATGTAGTCCGTGCCCTTCTGATTGCCCAATTCTCCCATGCGACGCCCCATCATGGAGTCATCGGCAAACTGGTACAGCCGGGTCCGCAAATCGTTGGCGGTGATTTCGGGCGACGTGGGCCGAGGTGCCCACGTGCGTGGACCTTCATCGGGCCACACCGGCCGCTCGGCCTTGGATTTCCTGGCGTCGACGGTACGGGATTGCGCGGCGAGAGGAGTGGCGACAGAGAGCAGCGCCAGCGCACTGGCGAAAGCAGCACGAATCACGGGTGGGATCCTGGACAACGGAAACGGTGGGAAGCTGAGGTATGCAGAAAGGTACGGCGAAAGCGGGTGAAGCGTTCGGCCTGATGTGCGACCTCCCGGCCGCGTGAATCCGGCGTACATTGGGATCGATTCCTCAAGGAGCTTCCAGCGTGTTCGACAGTCAGAAATCGCAGACCAAGTACGACGTGATCGTCGTGGGATCCGGTGCGGGTGGCGGCATGGCCGCGTATCAGTTGGCCGTGGCGGGTCTCAAGGTGCTCGTCCTCGAAGCGGGTCGGACGTACGATCCCGTGCGCGAGACGCCGATGTTCCAGCTGCCGCGTGATGCCCCGTTGCGCGGTGCGGGCACGCGCGAAAAGCCGTTCGGCTTCTACGATGCGACGGTGGACGGCGGTTGGGACGTACCCGGCGAACCGTACACCAACGCGCCGGGCACTGACTTTCGCTGGTGGCGGGCGCGCATGCTGGGCGGTCGCACCAATCACTGGGGTCGTATTTCGCTGCGCATGGGCGAGTATGATTTCAAGCCCAAGTCGCGCGACGGACTGGGCGCCGACTGGCCA from the Gemmatimonadaceae bacterium genome contains:
- a CDS encoding group II truncated hemoglobin, with the translated sequence MTSNPPSHFELLGGDAGVRQLVDRFYDLMDSAPEAVNVRALHAASLKQSREKLYLYLMGWTGGPPVYVERYGHPRLRQRHLPFTIGTRERDEWLWCMQRALEHQAMPDDTRAFLWQRLRELADHMRNQPEPVTDGLPLA
- a CDS encoding PorT family protein, translating into MQAKNRTGTMFGASLTVPLSGRMAVQPELLFINKGAELHFDSGTSDIKLDYVEIPLLLRFDRGLTSLLGPHFYVGPSISFKVGCSVTVSTAPNTSSDCSRDAFLEPTTIDWGATVGAGVDLHVGGLGVTGGARYGVGLANISKDDGPALEQRVRNGTLTVYAGLLFGRR
- a CDS encoding Hsp20/alpha crystallin family protein translates to MVLTAELPGLEEKNLKLNIENNVLSISGEKEQETTDAPPAKAYYVTERYYGAFQRSFALPRTVDVEHVKAVFEKGVLTITLPKLPQAKGRQINLTKG
- a CDS encoding M28 family peptidase: MIRAAFASALALLSVATPLAAQSRTVDARKSKAERPVWPDEGPRTWAPRPTSPEITANDLRTRLYQFADDSMMGRRMGELGNQKGTDYIAREFKRLGLKPAGDSGTYFQVMPYGPLGFDSSTSRLMVAGKPLTAKSEWVPTAPTGANGFAGKAELRSAPTVFAGRWGDTTVMLDPATFAGKVAVFLAGPGAANAGGGRAPVSFVSCADVPNKFGAAAAAAVEATPAGARRPAAAGGGAGGALRDLRAQRVGAVAVLVIGLDDMNAAARNGAFTGRLSMQPVTPVANTGTMSGATISRSAASALFGKSVEQLSVGDAGQPVTANWSYEWRMSPTPARNVVAILPGTDPARAAEYVLVGAHNDHVGTNPVAVDHDSLRAVNMITRKQGSNDPACTPTADQQRQIDSLIARARSIRAPRRDSIMNGADDDGSGTAVLLEIAERFATEKPARSIIFVSHQGEEAGLLGSKWFVDHPTIPLTSIVAAHNMDMLGKGRVDQVKFGGPTSVQTLGSRRLSREFGDIIDSVNAVRSETMAIDKSWDVTANPMNRFCRSDQVNYVLKDVPVTYFSPGLRLGLPPADRRTAVHRVRAQRAPRAIHPRCHDGHRSTQGSPGHRRCGSRLSALPMTARTLRRGVALLCLAVAPTGCLNESLIKQPELTVIPGAPAGWGATASTSGIGTTITDRHGGATAAYLSSAFQVGFSSLYVLVQAIRADTYRGKRVRLTAWVKPRNVANAVSSGIWMRVDGPGLTLAYDNMQSRAVSGYGNWRQVTVVLDVPTNAIGISFGAQFQATNTLLVDDMRFDVVGTDVASTNTLSAPTADTRDSAATAAAYSQSPSTPVNLDFEGLVAVGTATSPWMLANTGAAVGHSRTNIAGNAECVTPEVCADFAYHSGRATARRRLYVNPHYSQHQPVSDARRSGIYRTRAQHDERPVLGVQRLPRGIVDSGRRGLRDQRRDGAHRRVART